A genomic region of Roseofilum reptotaenium CS-1145 contains the following coding sequences:
- the tnpA gene encoding IS200/IS605 family transposase has translation MKNDFISSGRAVSDLKSHLVLTTKYRRQVFDQEILNFLGNIVSDLCQKWDCKLIEVNGEPDHIYILFQYYPQLTLSNFIANLKFVSSRKLRAEFSEKINRFYRKSVLWNESYFIAICGGVTVSTLKRYIEQQGSNKDGEGKGIVDAKRLLEEYPFLLPSLIPTLTFSRVRGFPPSS, from the coding sequence ATGAAAAACGACTTTATCTCAAGTGGCCGAGCGGTTTCTGATCTCAAGTCCCATTTAGTCCTGACCACAAAGTACCGTCGGCAGGTCTTCGATCAAGAAATATTAAACTTTTTAGGAAACATAGTGTCTGATTTATGTCAGAAATGGGATTGTAAGTTAATTGAGGTTAATGGAGAACCCGATCATATTTACATTTTATTCCAGTATTATCCTCAACTTACTTTGTCCAACTTTATTGCCAATTTGAAATTTGTCTCTAGTCGTAAACTTAGAGCTGAGTTTTCTGAAAAAATTAATCGATTCTATAGAAAATCTGTTTTGTGGAATGAATCTTACTTTATTGCTATTTGTGGAGGAGTAACTGTTTCAACTCTGAAGCGATATATTGAACAACAAGGCTCCAACAAGGATGGAGAAGGAAAGGGCATCGTAGACGCGAAGCGGCTTCTCGAAGAGTACCCCTTCCTTCTCCCATCTCTCATCCCGACGCTCACTTTCAGTAGAGTACGGGGCTTCCCGCCGTCAAGCTAA